The sequence below is a genomic window from Betaproteobacteria bacterium.
TGATCGCGATGAAGGGTTTCGATGCGCGCGGGCTGTGCCGGTGCAGGGCACGGGCGACCAGCTCCTTGCCGGTTCCCGACTCGCCGGTGATGAGCACGGTCGCATTCGACTGCGCGAGACGGCCGATTGCGCGAAAGACTTCCTGCATCGCCGGCGCCTGCCCCAGAATCTCGGGCGCCGGTGCTTCGGCTTCGGCCGTCGTTTCGCGCTTGCGGCTTTCGTCCAGCGCACGCCGAATGAGGTCCACCGCATTGTCGACGTCGAACGGCTTCGGCAGATACTCGAAGGCGCCGCCCTGGAAGGCCGCCACGGCGCTGTCGAGATCGGAGTACGCCGTCATGATGATGACGGGAAGCTGCGGATGGCGCTCCTTCAGCTTCTGCAGCAGGTCGAGCCCCGACTCGCCCGACATGCGGATGTCGCTCACCACCACCTGCGGCACACCGTCGGCCAGCGCCGCCAGCGCATCGGCCGCGGACGAGAAGCTGCGGTAGGCGATGCCTTCGCGAGCGAGCGCCTTTTCGAACACCCAGCGGATCGAGCGATCGTCGTCGATGATCCACACCGGTTTCACGGCGGGCGGCGTTGCGGTGGGAGAAAAGGCAGCAGTGCTCAGGGCTTCGGACATGGCGCTGGGATCGGCTGGGCGGTTTGGAATCACGGGCGATCGCTCGATTCGTCAGGCAGGGATTTCCCGTTCGCCGGTTCGGCGATCGGCAGATGGATGATGAAGCTGGTGCGCCCCGGGCGGCTCTCGAACTCGATGGTGCCGCCGTACTGGGTGATATAGGTCTGCGCGATCGAAAGACCGAGGCCGGTGCCGCCGTCGCGGCCCGATACGAGGGGAAAGAAGAGCTTGTCGCGAATGGCGTCCGGAATGCCGGGACCGGAATCGACGATCTCCACTCGGGCCGCGTGCCGATAGCGCCGCCGCGCGATGATCGCCTGGCGCACCACGCGCGTGCGCAGCACGATCCGGCCGCACCCCTGCATGGCCTGCACGGCGTTGCGCACGATGTTGAGCAATGCCTGGATGATCTGCTCGATGTCGGCGACGATCGGCGGCAGGCTCACGTCGTAGTCGCGTTCGACGATGATGCCCTCGGGCGTCTCGGCGGCCACCAGGCCGCGCACGCGCTCCAAGGCTTCGTGCACACTGAAGGTGCGCGGCTGAGGCAGGCGATGCGGCGTGAGCAGCCGGTCCATCAGCGATTGCAGGCGATCCGCTTCGCTGATGATGACTTGCGTATATTCCGCGAGCTGAGGACGCGGAAGCTCGGCCTGCAGCAGCTGGGCCGAGCCACGGATGCCGCCGAGCGGATTCTTGATCTCGTGGGCGAGATTGCGTATCAGCTCCCGGTTGGCCAGGTTCTGGTTGAGCAGCCGCTCTTCGCGATCGACCTTCATGCGCTGATCGATCGGCCTGAATTCGAGCAGCAGCGCGCGCGCAGCGCCGTCTTCCACCGGCGTGGCGCAGCAGCTTGCGTGCAAGGCGACGTGATTGCCGATGCCGAGCTCCAGGTCGTGCTCGGTAGAGCTGGCGCCGTGATCGCGCGCGTAGTTCATGGCCGCGATCAGCCGCTCGGCGCCGGAGAAGAGCTCAGTCAGCGAGCGCCCGCGCAGCTGGCGCGCACTCAACTCGAGCAGGTTCTCGGCGGCGGGATTGGCGTACATGATGTTGCAATCGTGATCGACCAGCATGACCGCCGTCGCCAGCAGGTCCAGTCCGGGAAGGGCGGCAGCGAACATGACGGTGCTACCGAGGCAGTCGAGCAAGATACGCGCCAAGGATTCCGGCGCACCCCATGCCGCTCGCGCAAGCAGCGCTCAGCG
It includes:
- a CDS encoding nitrogen regulation protein NR(II), which translates into the protein MFAAALPGLDLLATAVMLVDHDCNIMYANPAAENLLELSARQLRGRSLTELFSGAERLIAAMNYARDHGASSTEHDLELGIGNHVALHASCCATPVEDGAARALLLEFRPIDQRMKVDREERLLNQNLANRELIRNLAHEIKNPLGGIRGSAQLLQAELPRPQLAEYTQVIISEADRLQSLMDRLLTPHRLPQPRTFSVHEALERVRGLVAAETPEGIIVERDYDVSLPPIVADIEQIIQALLNIVRNAVQAMQGCGRIVLRTRVVRQAIIARRRYRHAARVEIVDSGPGIPDAIRDKLFFPLVSGRDGGTGLGLSIAQTYITQYGGTIEFESRPGRTSFIIHLPIAEPANGKSLPDESSDRP